A single region of the Govania unica genome encodes:
- a CDS encoding sugar dehydrogenase complex small subunit, protein MMSLDVFSAAANHEDLADPARRHLLVGLLTAYTASLIPWALAQAAPSAEHGAFTALSAILVGRQALDTTEANRLYDALAIDPHFPTDVQALLTLINERHIAPLQLQATLDSGHSPLAPLPRKIVSAWALGVVGSGENARCVAYESALNAVIVADVLKPPTYAYGAYGSWIDKPL, encoded by the coding sequence ATGATGTCACTGGACGTCTTCAGCGCCGCCGCCAACCACGAGGATCTCGCCGATCCTGCGCGGCGGCACCTGCTGGTAGGCCTGCTCACTGCGTACACCGCCTCGCTGATTCCGTGGGCACTGGCTCAAGCTGCGCCATCCGCGGAGCACGGCGCATTCACAGCGCTTTCCGCCATCCTGGTCGGCCGGCAGGCCCTGGATACCACAGAAGCCAACCGTCTCTACGATGCTCTCGCCATCGACCCACACTTCCCTACCGATGTGCAGGCCCTGCTGACCCTGATCAACGAACGTCACATTGCCCCGCTGCAATTGCAGGCCACGTTGGATAGCGGCCATTCGCCGCTGGCACCACTGCCGCGGAAGATCGTCAGCGCCTGGGCCCTCGGCGTGGTGGGCAGCGGTGAAAACGCGCGTTGCGTCGCCTATGAGAGCGCGCTCAACGCGGTCATCGTGGCCGACGTGCTGAAGCCACCCACCTATGCCTACGGCGCCTACGGCAGCTGGATCGATAAACCCCTCTGA